The Corvus hawaiiensis isolate bCorHaw1 chromosome 33, bCorHaw1.pri.cur, whole genome shotgun sequence genomic sequence ggcaaaaggcactaggaatacagaagttgtagaaaggtataacaggggtataaaagaaaaggcaaaaatcttcatggcatcacactccttgtttctccccccaaaccaggatttgtcattcccaaggcgtggccggatggaggaggaggaaaagccctggAGAAGCCGCAtaaggaggggctgcaaacgcagcccagagagatccaaggaggaaagagcccccctgtgccgggaaggcggcggccggagatccagggggagcttggagctgggagagaagcttcagggtggggagaagcctcacaagtgcttggaatgtgggaagggcttcaggtggAGCTCCAGCCTTAGggaacaccagaggatccacactggggaaaagcCCTACAAGTGTGGgcaatgtgggaagagcttccgGCACAGCTCCCACCTGATGGagcaccagaggatccacactggggaacgaCCCTATGGGTGtagggaatgtgggaagagcttcggGCGGAACTCCAGCCTGTGGGGACaccagcgcatccacaccggggagaggccctacgagtgttctgagtgtgggaagaggtttcggATCAGCTCCAATCTCCTCAGACATCAGCGcattcacacggatgagaggcccttccgctgccccagttgtgggaagggcttcaaacgCAACTCCACCTTCATCAGGCaccagcgcatccacaccggggagaggccctacaagtgtcctcagtgtgggaagagcttttcACAGAGCTCTCACTTGACCCaacaccaacggaggcaccgctaagggaagccctgcgagtgccccgagtgcgggaagagctttgtgcgctgctccagctccatcccccgtgggagggtcggcgttggatgatccccagtgacccctgttgggcagagccctggtgacccccgttccgggtgatccctgctgggtggggggaaggtgttggagagatttctttgccttccccttgtgctgctgtgatgtggttggtaataaattccctccctgtgcccaggctgggtctggtgtgcccgtgccggtgcttggggcgggatctctcctggtccttctcgcagctcctgggcttttccttgtatttcctgtccctgtgcagtagcagagggcagggacagagcggttttggtgtctcccggcatccaggcagggccagcccagccccggggtTTCTGAGGGGCTTGTGGGTGTCCCTCGTTTTTGGGACATCCCCACTGGAGGAGGGTGTCCCTCCattgctgcagccccagccctcaggcagcCCTCAGCCAAGCAGAGAACGCTGGCCCAGGTGCACAGGCACTGCCGGCACAGCCTCGAGGTGTCCACCCCATTCCTGGTGGGCCGCAGAGGTGAGCGTGGGGCAGAGCGTGTCCCctcgggccctgccctgggaatGACCCTGGAGCCCCTCAAAACCTCTCTGGGAATCACCCCAGAGCCCTCAGCTCTCCTTGTGCCCATCCCCGGGGCCTCTTGCCCCTCTCAGTCACCTTCGTCCCTCTCTttgtccctcccagtccctcccagtccatcccagtccctcccagtgtctcccagtgCCTCCGCGcgtgtccatcccagccctgagTGGCGCTGACGCCCCTCAGCCAATCAGAGCGCGTCTCTCTGATGACTCatcagttgccaggcagacccgcagCGCCGACTGCCCCGTGCTGGACTCGGCCTCCCAGTGCCGCGCGCTCCATTCCCAATCCCTCCCAGTGACACCGTAGGCACTCCCAGTTTCCCCACAGTCACTCTAAGGCCCTTTCAAtccttcccagtccctctcaGTCCATTCCCAGTCCACTTCCAGCCCATTTCCAGACCTCCACCCTCTGCCCAGTgccttcccagtgccccccaacCACCTCCCCTCTCTCTtagtgccccccccccccagtcccttCCAGTTCATTCCCAGTCCCTACCAGGGCCCCCACAGTCCCAACCAGTGCAAATCCAGTCCCTCACAGTGTCCCCATAGTCCTTCTCAATCCCTCCTAATCCCTCTCAGTCCATTCCCTGTCCACTCCTAACCCTTCTCAGGTCACTCTCAGACCTCCACCCTCTCTCCCAATGCCTGTGGCCCCCAATCCACTCCCCTGTCTCTCAGtgcccccccagtccctcccactccattcccagtccctctcaATGCCACACGAAACCTCACCGCtctctcccagtgccccccagcgTGTCCATCTTGCTGGTGCCCTCGAgctcccagcccggccccggccgcctGCTCTGCTCCGGGATGGATTTCTACCCTGTGCAGGTGCAGCTCAGGTGGTTCCAGGAGCTCTCGGGGCACGTGGTGGCCACCGACATTGTCCCCAACGGGGACTGGACCcaccagctcctggtgctgctggaaacTCCCCCCAGCGCGGGGTCAGCTCCAGCTGCCGGGTGGAGCAcaacagcctggagcagcccctgagCCTGCACTGGGGTACAGCCCGGCCCCACAGCTccggggggagcggggcaggcactgggggcactgggaaggggttTGAAGGATGTTGGGGAGGGTGAGATGGAGTTCCAGGGGTGCTGATGGACACTGGGAGGGAGTTTGGGGGTTCTGGGTGTAACTGGGAGGGATTTGAGTgagcctggaggggctggaagaTCAAGGGTGGAAAAGtaggggttggaatgaggttGGTTGTGCTGGGAAGAGACTGGGAGGAGTCTTGGTGAGTCctggtggggctgggaagggactgggagaggGTCTGTGGGTCCTGGGGCGGTGGGGGGCAactgggagggacaggagggacttTGGTGGgtgctggagaggctgggaagggaTGAGGAGAAGATTTCAGGAGGTCCTGGGTGGGCTGGGGGTGACTAAGAAAGTGCTtggagggttttggggtgtctgtgagaggattttgggggtcctgacCATTGCAGAACCCCCACAGATGGCGCTGGACACCGCCTACAGCAAGATGCCGATGGGGATCGGGGGCTTCGTGTTGGGCTTCATcttcctggcgctggggctcGGCTTCTACCTGCGCAAGCAggtgtgggggagggggggtcccggggtcgtgtcccccctccccccgagctctgtgctcccccagggccccccagcccagtgtcaccccctttgctctgcccacagagctcctgagccgccggcggccgcagcccctccccgtggcatcgggcccggccgggaccccccgctccgtccccgcgctgattttgggggttcgtgtgtcccccccgccccgctgtcactctgaccctgcccggctgctcccagtgttcccaatAAAGCTTCCCAGTTCAACCCGGTCCCGTTTAttgggggggcactggggagggactTGGGGGGGCTGAGATTGTGGGGGGAGAACCCGGGGATAGATCAGGAATGGGGATCCCTGTGTGCCCCCCCCGTGTCACGCCGCTCTGGGGGGGCTTTGGGAAGCACCTGAACCCCAACACAGCACCCAGTGAACCCCAAAAGGCGCCTCCTTaagaggaaggagcagaagaaggaacaacagagagaagaggagaagcaggtgggatgaggaaggaggaggagcaggaccCCTCCCAAATCAATTTGGGGGTcccattccccctttccctcaattcaggcagctcctggcagcttttttctgtttcaggatTTTTGGGGTGCAGTTTTGGAGGGGGACAGCTGTATCTcgccttcccctccctcttgCAGCTTCTCAGCCATTTCCTTCCTGGGGACAAGGACCTTCATTCCCTTCCAGGAGCCCAATGCTGGCTGGGGGTCCAGCTCAGGGGGTCCTTGAGCAGCTGCCCCAGAGCCTCCGCCAGGGTCTCCCAGCGCAGCCGGAGCCGCTCAGCCTGGGGGCCCCAAAGCCCTCAgcaacccccaaatccctcccaggAACCCTCAACTCCCTCAAACCCAGCATCCCCCACATCCCCTGCAAGTTCCCCCCATGGCACCGGCCATGGCCACATCCCCACATGTCCCTGGCCCTGTCCCACCGTGTCGTCACCCATGGCTGTGTCCCCACCACGTTTCCCTCCATGCaatgtcccccatgtccccacccaTCTCTTGGTTcaatgcctttattttttccccagtttcaaGTGTATTGAAGGGATGaagataaatgaaaagaaaaccaaagccaaaagaaaaggatttctgTGTCCATGCTGGCTGAGGATCTTTGTGCTTGGGTTGGAGCGAAGAACCTGTTCTGGAGGGATTTCCACCCCATTGTCTCCAGAATCTTGGTCTTTGCCCCACTCCATCACCATTTGGTTGTGGAAGATGCCCTTGGGCCAGAGAAAatcagaatcatggaatcactgaggttggaaaagacctccaagacagTCCAGTATTCCTGGATGTCACCAGAAGATAGGATTGAATGGAAAAGATTTTTGGGGCTCAATATTCATTAAATCTGCTCTCCCCAATGAATTCCCGATGTCAGTCTGTGTCCTGAGGAATGTTCCTGCCCCTGGGTTCATCCAGGTGCCCACGGGGAGCCAGGAAGATGTGGAGCCCGTCAGCCAGGTGTCTTCCCAACACAGATCACCAGGAGCACGgatcaccagggctctgcccaacgggggtcactggggatcatccaacgctgatcctcccacgggggatggagctggagcagcgcacaaagctcttcccgcactcggggcactcgcagggcttcccttagcggtgcctccgttggtgttgggtcaagtgagagctgctggagaagctcttcccacactggggacactcgtagggcctctccccggtgtggatgtgCCAGTGCCTGATGAGGTTCAAGTTGtgtttgaagcccttcccacagtcggggcagcggaagggcctctcatccgtgtgaatgCGCTGGTGCACAAGGAGAGTggagctggtctgaaacctcACTCagaacactcgtagggcctctccccggtgtggatcatctggtgtTGAATCAGGTTGGAGCTCCAccagaagctcttcccacattccccacactcgtGGCCATtccccggtgtggatcctctggtgttccCTCAGCTGGGATTTGtagctgaagcccttcccacattccaagcacttgggGGGCCATTCCCCAGTGTGAGTGCTCTGGTGTTCCATCAGCTTGGAGCTGTTGCTGAAGCTTTTCCCACATTCCGAACAcgcatagggcctctccccagtgtggatcctctggtgtcCCCACAGGTTGGAGCTccacctgaagcccttcccacattccaagcactagtgaggcttctccccaccctgaggcttctcccccacCTCTGAGCTCcccctggatctccggccgccttcccggcacaggggggctctttcctccttggatctctctgggctgcatttgcagcccctcctcgtgaggcatctccggggctttcctgttggggtctcctctccCCGCTGTGTAGCCCtcggagaggggccctgaggggacagacacggggtttccctgtccctgctcagcctcgttcccattggttggtttgtgttccctgcgcgggcagaaggacccttggtcccgtgactggaacagttcctcggcagagctccggccatgcggctggagaaataaacatctctctgaaacatctagcaagaatctgtctgtccatatatatttcctttccacgggactcctggtttgatatatgagtgttgcagtatccccactgcaacaaatggtggagaattgagagcagaacgatccccgatccctaagcgactgatttgtgtgagtaaaccctggaaactttggattcctcttcttggttttgctttgctattccatatctaaactatggaggaacggtgggaagactcttggctctcagagccgcatatggacatttatcttaaacttaaaatgattcttgaacaacgatttgtaaattttagcttgattcaagctcaaaaagaactgaaacacttcctggcatggttgtttaagaactttttctatgtttcttgggatttaattcttaccaagggcttttggaaaaccgtttggacacagttaatactggagtcaaaatatatgccgatggaagaatattttcgtgaatattatttagttaccgagactgttgagcaatgtcagctgtgtcctggcgaagggaagcctggcgaaGGgtccgtgcggcccaggccacgtgcactgagcgctctgcgagcagcagcgaggcagttcccgcgcccgggcggagccacgcgagccgcagtgtcggtggcggagcgaggagcggcaggacccggcggtgcccgaatggccccgtgcagcgcgtggtggagcgagccccgtgaacgcccgaccgagaggggcggcgcgcgggcggcggctggcggcggtggcggtggagcagAGCCGCGCCCaaccgagacgcgcgctggagcggggcgtgggggagtcgtcgctcgggggcccggccgagatgtgggtgcagcgcctggcagcggcagcgaagctgcgaccagaggaggcgacgcacggagaactgagcggcgcagcccggcccggcccgcgcagccccgaacgcgaccccgggaagagcgcgcaggcaccagcagccccgacaattccaacacagGAGCAAccaaaagagagagcaaagacgcagcgagacagaaaacagcagccactcggaaaaaggaaaagatcataatAACTAAGAtattagggatagtaaaatggtataatgttaagcaaaattatggttttataacaaggtgtgacaaccagcaagacatattcgtgcatagaactgctattaaaaagaataaccctgaaaaatggatcccaagcttgggagatggagaggtggtggaattcaaaattgtgctagggagaaaagggttacaagcatcgcaggtcactgggcctgatggtgtttctgtaaaaggcagtatatatgctaaaaatcgtagtcatgttagacaatatctccattgtaagccccccctacagtgtccctttcctaatcccacctttcccttttaccctatgtcctattacccccagtgtattcccaatctggttttttttatccatggtttccctcacaaaaccatgcttttgccaattgtttccccaaaaatctctttccaatgccgagtgggggatgaaaaggggaagggaagaaattaaacgctctcctgcctcagtttccccacaaagcatgctgagagagttctgtctcccttctgtcagccctaagatgttccacagaatctctTTGGACATTTAaggactcaggagggtggcttgttttgttttgaaactgttcttgttatgtttatccagttgttttcattctccttttattaaaataaaacgggtgaggtgttggggtccctcccctgccgtgtagccctgggagaggggccctgacggcacagacacggggcttccctgcccctgctcagcctcgttcccattggttggtttgtgttccctgcgcgggcagaaggacccttggtcccgtgactggaacagttcctgggcagagctccggccatgcggctggagaaataaacatctctgaaacagctagcaagaatctgtctgtccatatatatttcctttccacgggactcctggtttgatatatgcgtgttgcaggatccccactgcaacagccaCCAGTCTGTGGATTATTGTGGAGAACTAGAATTGGCAGATTCTAATCCTGCAGCCTTGTGGGGATAATGTTGTCCCTGTGCAGGCCCAGGTATTTGTCACGCAGCCTCATCTGCAGGGGCTGTAGAGAAACCTATGGGCAAAGTGTTTTGCTGTCCTTCCTTGGTTAATTTGTTAGTCACCTCTCTACTCCTGGGGTGGActtagtgtaaaaaaaaaaaaaaaaaaagaaaaaaaggagagagaagggggTTTTAGGCAGTAGCATTGCTTGCTGCCGAACTTGATCTTGTCCAAAAGGAAAATCACTAGAACAAAAGGAGCAAACAGATAAGGCAAACTGCTCCAGGGCAAAAAGCAGAAGCCTACTAAAAccctgaggagaaaaaaaaaaaaggcaatccAAATGCCTGATTCACAGACTGCAACTcttgcaaaacttttaaaagcagtctCACTCCCTCCACTGAAGAATCAATTGGAAGAAACCCCACTGAAAACCTGTGGGAGACAATCAAAGTGGTGCAACAAGCTcttcatagaataaaaactaaaactccaCTTGAATAAGTTAATGCAATTAAAGTCTTGTTTCActcaaacatatttttcattttctggggggggggaggagggggggggaagtttgtttcttttctcttttctaggaaTGTCAAATGTCCCGACATCAAagataaagaaagcagtttgagagcaaggaaactgcaagcagcaaaatcacacCTAAATGTGATAACcattgcttcactgtcactttgTGTTAGCCCCAGAAAGTTTTACTTCTTAATAATCAGTCTAGTGggccaaattttcacttttcttttctagGAATCTACCAACACATGAGATGGAGCTGTGTGAAAACcaatgaaatttaaagtgtCACCATAATTGCTCGCATTGTCAGTTGgttaatgtttgtaatttgtttgtgtttt encodes the following:
- the LOC125318960 gene encoding LOW QUALITY PROTEIN: boLa class II histocompatibility antigen, DQB*0101 beta chain-like (The sequence of the model RefSeq protein was modified relative to this genomic sequence to represent the inferred CDS: inserted 1 base in 1 codon); amino-acid sequence: MGQRAGTERFWCLPASRQGQPSPGVSEGLVGVPRFWDIPTGGGCPSIAAAPALRQPSAKQRTLAQVHRHCRHSLEVSTPFLVGRRVPPSVSILLVPSSSQPGPGRLLCSGMDFYPVQVQLRWFQELSGHVVATDIVPNGDWTHQLLVLLETPPXRGVSSSCRVEHNSLEQPLSLHWGTARPHSSGGSGAGTGGTGKGFEGCWGG
- the LOC125318961 gene encoding zinc finger protein 664-like; amino-acid sequence: CGKGFRWSSNLWGHQRIHTGERPYACSECGKSFSNSSKLMEHQSTHTGEWPPKCLECGKGFSYKSQLREHQRIHTGERPYECPQCGKSFSSSSHLTQHQR